The genome window TACTAGATTTTTCATGTGATCATTTTTTCCCTTTTCGATAATATTCTTTTAGAAGGAATGATCGGGAAGCGTTTTTTTTGCTCATACTTCCTAATATATGTAAAATTTCCATGGCCAATTATATTTCAATTCTTTCTCATGCTTTTTATTAATCTATAGAAAATATAGATATGGCTTAAGAATGTGGTGAGTCCGTATGTAACAAACATTAACCAAATAAATCCCAAATTATGATCATAGAGTTTTAAACCAAAAAACTGTGGAAATGCTGCAATCAAATCCCCAAATCCAACGATATTGAAAATCCAAACTAGGGGAATGGTAAACTTCCATTTATTTTTTAAAGCTATAACAGACACTATGGCAAAAATGGATGTTGCAAAATCGAGGAGTCCAACTGTGGTTAAAAAGTCACTTGGAAAGCCATCATACATTTGCTCTTTTGCCATAAATGATAACCCCAAATACCGAAAGGTGTTGAGGTATACAAATGGAAGAAGTGCCTCGTGTATATTTAGCTTGGAAATTCTGGGTTGTATCCAATATTTAAAGCCGAGTATGATTGCAATAGTTCCCGTAAAAGCCTGCAGGTTGATAATAATAAAGTTATCCATGTTTATTTTTTCCTAGTTTAATTGTTTCGAATAAGTGATTTTTGTTACTAAGTGATTGAGATAAATAACCAATCCTCCGTAAGTGAGCAAGTGTACTGGTATTGTTGTGTTTACAGGAATTGCAAATTCCGGAATGCCAAATAATAAAAGCCAATCAATTTGAGGATACAAATCATGACTATAAAGCATATCTACGGTTATGCTTTGCAGAGTTACAATGAGTGCATCCGATGGAATTGTGGCTTCTAGACCGAGATAATGAAAAACTAACCAAAGTAAATCTTGCAATTGGCTTGCGATTAAGAAATAAAGAAATGCTCCTTTTGGAAGCATCTTTTCATGAGCCAGTAAACCTGGAGCGAAATGGTCTGATAACATAGTATTCTCCTTCTTTAATCCTTTTGAGAGAGCGAAATCTTGAATGCTTTAACGGAGTAAACTGCGGCAACCGCTACGAATACAGATCGTACCCAATGCAGCACAAGCCATAAATTAAGCTTACTTGCAGCAACTTCTTCTGAGTATTCCATGTTTATAAATCCAATGTTAGTTGGCAGGTGATAAACTGTGGTAATCGTGCAAGTAATCATTAAGCAGATCAATGCAATTGTCCAATTTTTTCGAACTGTTTGTTGTCCTTTTGTAATAATTACCATCGCCACTGTAGCAAGTATTGCAGGGAGCAAAATGCCCATAGTTGGAGCAAGTAGAAGCGGGAATTGAATCCCAAATTGCCGCATGAACTCCATTGGATCCAACATTTGCCAATACATGCCGAAGCCAAGACCGATCACTAATAGGTTTCCGAAAAAAGCTGAAGTGCCAATTATCGCGATATAGGGTAGTGTATTTTTCATTCTGTTACGTTTTCTTACTCGGTATAGGTTGTTTATTCAATTGTTTGAATATGAATTTTGGAGCTAACCTGCTCATGAATTTGAGCTGTTTGGAAAGTCCAGGTGTGATTTCATCTTTTCCATCCATGAAATGTTTCCAGAAAATATCAGCCATTTTATCGGGTGGCATAGGTTTGAGATTATCATCTTCAGCAATATCAGCTTCATGAGCTAGAGGCGTATCTACCACAGGTGGCAAAAGTTCTACCACTCTTATGTTATGCGGTTTTAATTGCGGGCGAATTCCCATAGTCCAAAAGTGTAACGCTGCTTTGGTTCCTGAATATGTCGGAGCTTGAGCAAACGGCACATATGCCAAACCTGAAGAAACATTTACAACAACAGCATTCTTACTTTTCTTAAGCTGCGGAAGAAAGTAGTGCAACATTCGTATCGGTGCATGAAAATTGATTTCTATCTCGGTAAACTGCTTGTTTAATTGATCTTCTTCACTTCCTGCATCAATCAAATTCATGATGCCCGCATTGTTGAAAAGTATATCAATTCCGCCAAAAATCTGTTCCATTTTTAGAACCAATGATTTTACTTCTTCTTCATTGCATACATCACTTTGCTCGATATGAATGGAAGGCAGGTCCGATTTTACTTTTTCAAGTTTGGATAAATTTCTACCTGTTACGACTACATTGTAGTTATTTTTCATAAATTTTCTCGCAATTGCTAGTCCAATTCCTGAACTTCCGCCAGTGATTAATATTGTTTGATTCATTTTATTTATTTTACTCATTTCTATTTTTTTATAATTTTCCTGTTTTTAAAAGTTGTGTATGCATCCAGAACATAAAAGTAGTTGGAATAAGTTCTAATAATATTCCAAAGATTATAATTGGAGTTGGCGGATAATTTATCAAAGCTAAAGCTCTTGCTGTTCCGCCAATAAATAAAGCAATCATTAGAAAACGAAATAAGGAAACCTCAGATGGATTCCATGCAACGTAAAAAAAGGCAAGAGACATGGAAGCCCAAATTGCAGCAACATAGCGATGGTTGTTGTCTTGCATTGGAGTCGATAAATCCGGATTATAATGGGTGGTTGCACCCATAAACCCAGTAGCCAAAGCAATTATACCGTATAATAGCAAGAATACTCTGATGAATAGTAACATTAAAGAACCTCTTTTTTTGAATTTTTAAGAAATGCGTAAGCTGCTATTGCAATTGGAATCGCAAATGGGATGTGTTGAATTATATCTAACAACGAGGAATTTGGTACAAAATTAGCCCAAATCCACATATCTACGAGGATTACTAAAACGAGCGTTACTAGATGAAATTGACCCGCTAATTTAAATTGACCATTTTGAATAGCGAGAATGACAAATATTGGTGGAAGAATATCACAAATGGACTTGAAAATAGCTAATATCTTAGCAAAACGAATAGCTGAGTCTGTATCCGCAGAAATTGAGAATGAGCCTTCAGCAGCCATAGGGAAGATAAGCCAGAAAATGCCAATGCCAATAAGCATAAAGGCGGATACGTAGCTTGCCCAAATACCTATTTTTATGGATTTAGGTAAACCTTGATGATTTAGATTATTTAAGGACACAATTGCTCTCTCCTACTTGTTTTGACAAGCGAGTGAGTAATGTGTAAGGACTTGGGGAATTTTTAATTTAAATATAATTTACTTTTCCATTCTGGACTATTAAGAATGCCCGTTAAAAAAGTTTTTTTCTCAAATGTAGTCTTATATTTATGTTCTTTGTGAAGTTCTGAGTATTTTACTTCAGATTCATCTACAAGGTAATTCGCATCGCTTTCGAGCTGTGCTTTAAAAGTTGAGAATTCTTGCTTGTTGAATAAAAGATTTTTAGCGTTTACGATCCCATTTTCGGTTGCAAAAGTTACTTTCTTGTGACAACGACAGGGGTTAGATTTGTCAACGAGACCACATTTATTTTGCATAAAATTGTATAAATCTTTACGTGCTTTACTGAGTTTCATACGAAAATTATCTTTGCTAATCTCCATAATTTCGGAACCGATCGTATGATCTCCCCCAAAAATATCACCTATAATATAAATTAATCGTTGTTCTTTCGTTAAACAAAGCAACATTCCTGATAAACATTGCAGTCGCACCTCGCGGATTACTTCTGCTTGTCCTAATTTTTCATCTTCAGTCAATTCTATATTAGGTGCTCTATCTAACGCGTCCCCTAAATCTTCAAAGTTATTCATGAATACGTTAGCTGGTTTTTTGAGATCATTTAAAAATTGATTTTTTACTATTCTATACGCCCAAGTTCTAAAATTACTTTCACCTTTAAAAGAGCTTAGATTAGAGACGATCTTGATTAAGACTTCCTGTGTCAGGTCTTCTGCCTGAATAGGATCGCCAATCATTTTCCATGCAATGTTGTAAATAAAGGGTTGGTGTCTTTCTATCAGATCGTTTAAAGCACTTCTTTTTCCTTCGAAAATCTGTTGAATAAGTTCGGAATCAGAATTGTTGGTTTGATATGACTTAGTAAATGGGTTCATGAATTTACTTTCTCATAGTTAACTGTGACGAAAAATATTTCAATGAGAAAAATATAGAATATCTTGGATAAAGCAAATCTTCATTTGCTTTATCTAATATTCTATTGCTTTGAATTAAGATATTTCGAAATTTTTCGCACAGCAAATCTTGGTGAGAAACGAACCGTAAAAACAAGGAATGCGTTGAAGAATCCACTGATATTAACAACTTTCCCATTCATAAGTCCGTTATAGCCAATTTTTGCAACGTCTGAAGACTTCATCATAAGTGGCGAAGATTGATCTCCGATTTTTGTTCCGAGCATGTCTGCTCTTTCGAAAAATTCTGTCTTGGTTGCACCAGGGCAGAGAACGGAAACTGTAATTCCCTTGTCCTTAACTTCTTCAGCTAATCCTTCGCTAAAAGACAAAACAAATGCTTTGGTTGCATAATAGATGGACATCAAAGGACCTGGTTGAAAACCAGCAGTTGATGCGACATTTAGAATTTTGCCACGTCCAGCCTCTTTCATATCCTGCAAAAAGAGATGAGTCAATTCAACTAGCGATGTAACATTTACTTGGATTTCGGATAATTCTTTTTCAAGCGGAAGGTCAGCAAAATGACCGTTTGTCGCAAAGCCTGCGTTGTTCACGAGGATGGAAACTTTTATTTTATCTTTCTTAAGTGAACGATAAATTTCCGAAGGTGAAGTAGGTTTGGACAAATCCTTAGCAATCACTTTAACTCCAACACCATGAGTTGTCGAAATATCTTTGGCGATCTGATCGAGTCGCTTCTTGTCTCTGGCGGTTATCACCAAATTATTTCCATTTCTAGCAAAAACCATTGCCAACTCATATCCGATTCCTGTAGATGCGCCTGTAATAAGAACTGTTTCAACCATAGTTAAAGATTCCCAATTCGATTGGATTAGCAATCAGAAAATTTATTGAATCCTCTATCCAATTATAAAATGTTACATTTAGTTTACTTCTAAAGTAGAAAAATTATGTCATTTATTCGAAATTTAACTATCAGCAAAAGATTGTATATCTCTCTCTTTGTAATATTAATTCCAATCGTATTTTTGCTATTTTTGATTATACGAAATCAATATAAAACAATTGTTTTTAGCTCTCAAGAGCTACATGGATTGCGAATCAACAAATCAGTTTGGGATTTGATGATAAATATCCAAGAAGGCTATCTGAATAAATCATCAATTGCCGGATTAGAAGAAGGAGTTAGAGCTATAAAGCAAGATTTGATCGATTCGAACATTCAGCTAGATAATTCCGAGATGATAGATCTTCTCGAAACTGCTCAAGAAATTTCCCAGCTTAAACAAGCTGATAGCAACCCAGAGCTATTGGATCATATGCAGAAATTGTTGATTGATTTACATTCTGATCTTACAGATAAATCCAATTTAATTTTGGATCCAGATCTAGATTCTTATTATCTAATGGATATAGGAATGCTAAAGCTTCCCAATGTTGTTTTTTATTGCGGAATTTATTATCATAATATTCCAAAGTTTTCAAATCCCAATTCACGAGCTAAAAATGACCTTGGAAGCTTGAGATTTTTATTGAGTGATTGCGAGAAAGTTATGAAAGAAGTGGAATTTTCCTTTCATAAAGAATTTCAATACAATATAATTTTAAGGGAATCAATTTTGGAGAAGGAAGCTGTTTGGATTTCAAAATTCAATGAATTCTACCGATTGGCGAAATTGTTTAATAATGATCCAAGCCAGTTTGGTTATGGATCTAAGAATTTTGAAGAATTAGAATCTTCGTATATTGTTTTTTTTGATTCTCATAAAGAAATACATACTAGAGTTCTTAATGATTTAGAAAGAGTCTTGAATCTGCGAATTAACAATCTTAAGATGGAATCTGCAGTTTCGATATTTTTATCTATGATAATTTGTATAGCAGCTTTTCTATTTCAAGCTTATGTAAACAGAACGATTGCAAGACCACTTTCAGTTGCGGTTGTAAAATTTGACGAATTGGCAAAAGGAAACATCAAACAAAGTTTTGATTATGCTTACAATGATGAGATAGGAAGTTTATACTCATCTTCACAGGCATTTGTTTTAGAACTCAATAAAATATTGAAAGAAATCTTGCTTCTTGTAGATCGTGTTTCTCGATATTCTGAACAAACTTCGATAATGGCAGGAATGCTATCGGAATCATCACAGAACCAAGCTGCTCAGACAGAGGAATCGTCTGCTTCTATTGAAGAGATATCTGCGAGTTTTGATAAAGTTGCGAAATTGATTGCTCGTGAATCCAATGATATTCAAGAAATTGGATTCATTACTGAAAATATTGCTGAGTCTATTCGTTACGTTAATCAACAGATGGCAAAACTCAAAATTGTTGCGGATCAATTGATGTCGCAAGCTCAGTTAGGCGAGGATACGATTGGAAGTACAACAGATTCCATGCGGTATATGCAAGAAGTTTCAGGTCAAATTGGTGGAATTGTTTCGATTATTACAGATATTTCCGAGCAGACCAATCTACTTTCTCTGAACGCATCTATTGAAGCGGCAAGAGCTGGTGATATGGGTAGGGGATTTGCAGTTGTTGCATCCGAAGTCTCGAAGCTTTCGGAGAAAACTGGTGAAAGTGTTTCTCAGATTAAGAAACTCATCCAGACCTCTGATAAAACAGTAGATCAAGGTGTACATAGTGTATCATCATCTGTTGATGTTATACGAGGCATTCTTGCGAATATTAGTGAGATTCATAAAAATTCCGAAACGGTTGTCGATGCAGTTGGCAAACAATCAACGAATGTAGATTTTATACATAGAAGTTATAGAGAACTAAAAAGTCTATCGGCAGAAATCGATCAATCCGCCAAAGAAGAAAAAATTGCAATCGATCAAGTTACAGAAAGTTTGCAATTGATTGCAGAATCAACGCAAGTGATAGCGGACAATGCTGGAGCTCTCGCTGAGATTTCTGGGAAATTGGATTCTGCATCACATCAGCTCAATTCAACTATTGGCTGGTTTCATATAAAGTAGGTTGTGATTGAATGCAGCCAAATTTCTGAATCCATCAACTGATCTCGACTCAGTCAAGATTCTATTCGAAAAAACTTGGATTTATTCCCTCGTGATTCTTACAGAATCATTGGTTCAGTTCATTGTGAATCATTGGTCTAATCGTCTCTGCAAAGAACAACGAACTACCTGTAGGTGGTAAATTCGTTAGAGAATTTTTGACGCCTTGATTATTTACCGAAACAATTCCGAAGTATCCTCGGTTTCGATCTAACCAAGGAAAGAATCCATTCGCTCCGACGGAGTGAGATATGAGATCTTTATCACATTCAGTTGGATTGCCTGGATTGCTACAATAGCGCCAGTTCCCCAATCCATAAGTCCAAGAATAACCAAATGCTGAAAATTGAGAATATCCAATGGTTGCACCACGATACTGATCAGACAAGATCTCACTCACAGCATTTGCACTTAGAAAACCATTCACATCGCTCGTTCCATTGTATGCATTTCCTGATCGCAGAAGAGCAAGCATCAATCGAGAATATTCTCTGGGACTTACGATCAATCCGTACGCTCCAGCGAGACTTCCATCTCCACCTAAAGTTCCACCCAAACCACTTACCCATTTAGTTTCTGTTAGACTCCAATTTAATGGAAGTGAAACTTCTGTCTGGAAAATTTGTTTCCAAGTCTGATTACAAGCAACTTCGACCATTCGCTGAGCGACAGCCATATGATTCGAATTGTAAACAAATA of Leptospira sp. GIMC2001 contains these proteins:
- a CDS encoding RNA polymerase sigma factor, which gives rise to MNPFTKSYQTNNSDSELIQQIFEGKRSALNDLIERHQPFIYNIAWKMIGDPIQAEDLTQEVLIKIVSNLSSFKGESNFRTWAYRIVKNQFLNDLKKPANVFMNNFEDLGDALDRAPNIELTEDEKLGQAEVIREVRLQCLSGMLLCLTKEQRLIYIIGDIFGGDHTIGSEIMEISKDNFRMKLSKARKDLYNFMQNKCGLVDKSNPCRCHKKVTFATENGIVNAKNLLFNKQEFSTFKAQLESDANYLVDESEVKYSELHKEHKYKTTFEKKTFLTGILNSPEWKSKLYLN
- a CDS encoding SDR family NAD(P)-dependent oxidoreductase; protein product: MVETVLITGASTGIGYELAMVFARNGNNLVITARDKKRLDQIAKDISTTHGVGVKVIAKDLSKPTSPSEIYRSLKKDKIKVSILVNNAGFATNGHFADLPLEKELSEIQVNVTSLVELTHLFLQDMKEAGRGKILNVASTAGFQPGPLMSIYYATKAFVLSFSEGLAEEVKDKGITVSVLCPGATKTEFFERADMLGTKIGDQSSPLMMKSSDVAKIGYNGLMNGKVVNISGFFNAFLVFTVRFSPRFAVRKISKYLNSKQ
- a CDS encoding SDR family oxidoreductase — protein: MNQTILITGGSSGIGLAIARKFMKNNYNVVVTGRNLSKLEKVKSDLPSIHIEQSDVCNEEEVKSLVLKMEQIFGGIDILFNNAGIMNLIDAGSEEDQLNKQFTEIEINFHAPIRMLHYFLPQLKKSKNAVVVNVSSGLAYVPFAQAPTYSGTKAALHFWTMGIRPQLKPHNIRVVELLPPVVDTPLAHEADIAEDDNLKPMPPDKMADIFWKHFMDGKDEITPGLSKQLKFMSRLAPKFIFKQLNKQPIPSKKT
- a CDS encoding DUF4345 family protein; protein product: MLLFIRVFLLLYGIIALATGFMGATTHYNPDLSTPMQDNNHRYVAAIWASMSLAFFYVAWNPSEVSLFRFLMIALFIGGTARALALINYPPTPIIIFGILLELIPTTFMFWMHTQLLKTGKL
- a CDS encoding serine hydrolase domain-containing protein, with translation MNKIIILMISSILFAVNCHNDQDDDSASLLVLAGIGAGQCSTIDNCFDRFSRTADEGASLIITDRNNRTIKEREFGTIANDRHQIIFSGSKWVTAVTIMRVIDQNKCNSLNLESTTANVLGWTGTRGTITMRQLLAFTSGLNDRGGASGQDSCIANLPENATSAQKDSCVNSIRDNTKNDTPGALFVYNSNHMAVAQRMVEVACNQTWKQIFQTEVSLPLNWSLTETKWVSGLGGTLGGDGSLAGAYGLIVSPREYSRLMLALLRSGNAYNGTSDVNGFLSANAVSEILSDQYRGATIGYSQFSAFGYSWTYGLGNWRYCSNPGNPTECDKDLISHSVGANGFFPWLDRNRGYFGIVSVNNQGVKNSLTNLPPTGSSLFFAETIRPMIHNELNQ
- a CDS encoding methyl-accepting chemotaxis protein, which encodes MSFIRNLTISKRLYISLFVILIPIVFLLFLIIRNQYKTIVFSSQELHGLRINKSVWDLMINIQEGYLNKSSIAGLEEGVRAIKQDLIDSNIQLDNSEMIDLLETAQEISQLKQADSNPELLDHMQKLLIDLHSDLTDKSNLILDPDLDSYYLMDIGMLKLPNVVFYCGIYYHNIPKFSNPNSRAKNDLGSLRFLLSDCEKVMKEVEFSFHKEFQYNIILRESILEKEAVWISKFNEFYRLAKLFNNDPSQFGYGSKNFEELESSYIVFFDSHKEIHTRVLNDLERVLNLRINNLKMESAVSIFLSMIICIAAFLFQAYVNRTIARPLSVAVVKFDELAKGNIKQSFDYAYNDEIGSLYSSSQAFVLELNKILKEILLLVDRVSRYSEQTSIMAGMLSESSQNQAAQTEESSASIEEISASFDKVAKLIARESNDIQEIGFITENIAESIRYVNQQMAKLKIVADQLMSQAQLGEDTIGSTTDSMRYMQEVSGQIGGIVSIITDISEQTNLLSLNASIEAARAGDMGRGFAVVASEVSKLSEKTGESVSQIKKLIQTSDKTVDQGVHSVSSSVDVIRGILANISEIHKNSETVVDAVGKQSTNVDFIHRSYRELKSLSAEIDQSAKEEKIAIDQVTESLQLIAESTQVIADNAGALAEISGKLDSASHQLNSTIGWFHIK
- a CDS encoding anthrone oxygenase family protein, which produces MKNTLPYIAIIGTSAFFGNLLVIGLGFGMYWQMLDPMEFMRQFGIQFPLLLAPTMGILLPAILATVAMVIITKGQQTVRKNWTIALICLMITCTITTVYHLPTNIGFINMEYSEEVAASKLNLWLVLHWVRSVFVAVAAVYSVKAFKISLSQKD